The Streptomyces sp. 11x1 genomic sequence CCGTCGGGGGCGGTGTCGGCACCGTTTCGGCCCGAGGCAGCGGACACCGTGGCGTCGTCGTCGGGGAGCGCGTCGGCGGACCGTGTCGTGCCCCGCTGCGGCGAGGCGGTCGTGGTGGAGGGGCTCAGCAGGGTGAGGACGACGACACCGGCGGTCGCCGTGCAGACGACCGCGCCGGCGGCCCCGACCAGCACCCGCTTGCGGCGGAGCCGGGAGCGGTGCGGTGCGGGCGGTGACGGTTGCGCCGGGGCGTCGCCCGCGGGGCTCGCGGCGGGGCCGGCGGCCGGTGCCCGCCCGGCCCGCTCGGGGCCGGGCTGTTCGAGGGGGAGGTTGCGCAGGGTCTCGTAGGCCCGCTGCCGGGCGAGGATCTTGCCGCCCAGTGGTTCGGGCCAGGGAATGCTCTCGCCCCCGCCGCCCCTACCGGTCCCTTCCACCGGGGGCTGTGCCCCTATGACTCCCACGTGCGGGTTCGGTGGGGGCTGGTCGCGCAGTTCCCCGCGCCCCTCTTCGGGCGGCTGCGACCCGCTGCCCGACGAGGCCGTCTCGATGAGCTGTTCCGGTGTCGGCCGCTGTTCGGGCTCCTTGGCCAGGCAGGCGTCGAGGAGGGCGGCGAGCGGGGCGTCGGCCGCCGCGATCTCGGCGAGCACCTTCGGGTTGGGCTCCTCGAACGCCACCCGGTGCATGACGTCGACGCCGGTGCCGTCGCCGAACGGCGCGCTGCCGGTCGCCGCGAAGATCAGCGCGCAGGCCAGCGAGAAAACGTCGGAGGCCGTGTCGCAGTCGCCCGTACGCAGATACTCCGGCGACATATAGGCCGGGGTGCCGACCCGGTTGCCCGTGCCGGTGATCGCGCTCGCGTCGGCGGCCTTCGCGATGCCGAAGTCGATGACGTGCGCGCCCCACTCGGACAGCAGGACATTGGACGGCTTCAGGTCCCGGTGCACGATCCCGGCGGTGGAGAGGGCTGCGAGCGCCTGCCCCAGCTCCGCCACCAGCCGCCGGACGGCGGCCACGGGCAGCGGACCGTCCTCGTGGACGGCCGCCGCCAGATCGAGGCCCGGCAGGAACTCGGTGGCCATCCACAGCAGTTCGTCCCGGAAACCCGTCCCGGCCAGTCGCGGCATGCGCGGTGTGCGCACGCGGCCGTGGACCGCCGCCTCCCGCTCGAACCGGCGGCGGAACCGCTCGTCCTCCGCGTACTCGGGCCGGATCACCTTCACCGCGACGAGGTCGGGACCGCCGTCGGCGGGACGCGCCAGATAGACGCGCCCCATACCGCCGCTGCCGAGCAGCCCGAGCGACACGTACGGGCCGATCCGGTCCGGGTCGCCGGGATGCAGCGGCAGCGCCCCCGCCTGCCGTAGCGCCGGAGCCCTGTCCGCTGATCCCGGTGGCTCCGGCCGCTGGTCTGACACAACACCCCCGAAATAACTTTTGGCGTACGTCAGTTCGCCCCTGGAGCTGAGGCTAGCTCAGCGCGGGCCCGCGGTCCGGGTTTCGGTCACTTCCGGCCCCTCGCCATCTCAGGAATCTGTGTGGCGGCTCATGTGGCACTGAGGGTCACACAAGTCACGGGAAGCCTGG encodes the following:
- a CDS encoding serine/threonine-protein kinase, which codes for MSDQRPEPPGSADRAPALRQAGALPLHPGDPDRIGPYVSLGLLGSGGMGRVYLARPADGGPDLVAVKVIRPEYAEDERFRRRFEREAAVHGRVRTPRMPRLAGTGFRDELLWMATEFLPGLDLAAAVHEDGPLPVAAVRRLVAELGQALAALSTAGIVHRDLKPSNVLLSEWGAHVIDFGIAKAADASAITGTGNRVGTPAYMSPEYLRTGDCDTASDVFSLACALIFAATGSAPFGDGTGVDVMHRVAFEEPNPKVLAEIAAADAPLAALLDACLAKEPEQRPTPEQLIETASSGSGSQPPEEGRGELRDQPPPNPHVGVIGAQPPVEGTGRGGGGESIPWPEPLGGKILARQRAYETLRNLPLEQPGPERAGRAPAAGPAASPAGDAPAQPSPPAPHRSRLRRKRVLVGAAGAVVCTATAGVVVLTLLSPSTTTASPQRGTTRSADALPDDDATVSAASGRNGADTAPDGGSSDAEVSGKDERTSVEGGSERPDSDPSGSGKDTGTDDDPHPDASAPAPESSAPTEPSQEPTDTPTEPSTPAWLTDCTYYYGNGRTRLGDSGDRVLQAQCMLSKRGYGLAVTGEFDADTEAAVRSFQQDKGLLAADGVVRPRVWKALRSTE